In Marisediminicola antarctica, one DNA window encodes the following:
- a CDS encoding DsbA family oxidoreductase yields MNDAIKVDIWSDVQCPWCYIGKRKFEAGVAQYGGAVEVEYHSFELAPDTPVEYEGTPIDYLSDRKGLPVAQVEQMLARVTEIAESVDLHYDYDSVHQTNTVKAHELLHFAKAKGRQLDMKEHLLKAYFVDGKHVGRIPDLADLAEEIGLDRAEAVAALESNEYLAAVKEDVARALEYGIQGVPFFVIDGKYGVSGAQDAVTFANVLTQVREEKDAEK; encoded by the coding sequence GTGAATGACGCAATCAAGGTAGACATCTGGTCCGACGTTCAGTGCCCCTGGTGCTACATCGGCAAGCGCAAGTTCGAGGCCGGAGTCGCCCAGTATGGCGGCGCGGTCGAGGTCGAGTACCACTCGTTCGAGCTCGCGCCCGACACCCCGGTCGAATACGAGGGCACGCCGATCGACTACCTCAGCGATCGCAAGGGACTGCCTGTTGCGCAGGTCGAGCAGATGCTCGCACGGGTCACCGAGATCGCGGAGAGCGTCGACCTGCACTACGACTACGACTCCGTGCACCAGACCAACACGGTCAAGGCGCACGAGCTGCTTCACTTCGCCAAGGCGAAGGGCCGCCAGCTGGACATGAAGGAGCACCTCCTCAAGGCCTACTTCGTCGACGGCAAGCACGTGGGCCGCATCCCCGACCTCGCCGACCTCGCCGAGGAAATCGGACTCGATCGCGCCGAGGCCGTAGCGGCGCTCGAGTCGAATGAATACCTTGCCGCTGTGAAAGAGGATGTCGCCCGTGCGCTTGAATATGGCATCCAGGGCGTCCCCTTTTTCGTGATCGATGGCAAGTACGGCGTCTCCGGCGCGCAAGACGCGGTAACCTTCGCAAACGTGCTGACTCAGGTGCGCGAAGAGAAGGACGCGGAAAAATGA
- a CDS encoding endonuclease domain-containing protein translates to MSSIRELVDSLGGFARKRELVAFGANDRHLTDAVKSGEVARARNGWYSTVPTSDARFRAMRVGGRLTGASALHAEGAWMRDVSQLHVSLPRNAARMRSQWDRRKALTAMRKHGAVLHWDPDAVHRRGTRTSVDLRDALLVFLHDAPFEEAIAVLDWATRTSQVGLAELESLVVRLPARLQGILEWIDPLCDSYPESITRTRLRMRGFHVTSQVPVGWLERIDLVVEDHVAIEVDGEEHHRDRFHKDRLKDLQITIEGRHGIRISVPMIQKGWEDVVAAIISALEARSVRPRRNLRNKSRPAGALTRTSQIGRRGLLRLPEFSTFSGLTWF, encoded by the coding sequence GTGTCCAGCATCCGCGAGCTTGTCGATTCCCTCGGCGGATTCGCGCGCAAACGGGAGCTCGTCGCGTTCGGCGCCAACGATCGCCATCTCACTGACGCCGTGAAATCAGGCGAGGTCGCCCGTGCACGCAATGGCTGGTACTCGACGGTGCCGACATCCGATGCCCGGTTTCGAGCAATGCGGGTCGGGGGACGGCTGACGGGGGCTTCAGCGCTCCACGCTGAGGGGGCGTGGATGCGGGACGTGTCGCAGCTCCACGTGTCGTTGCCGCGCAATGCGGCCCGGATGCGGTCGCAGTGGGACCGGCGGAAGGCCCTCACGGCGATGCGAAAGCACGGCGCCGTTCTCCACTGGGACCCGGATGCCGTGCACCGCCGGGGTACGCGCACCAGCGTCGATCTGCGGGATGCGCTGCTGGTGTTCCTTCATGATGCTCCCTTCGAGGAGGCGATCGCCGTACTGGACTGGGCCACCCGTACGTCCCAGGTCGGCTTGGCGGAGCTGGAATCTCTTGTGGTTCGACTTCCCGCTCGGCTCCAGGGCATCTTGGAGTGGATCGACCCGCTCTGTGATAGCTATCCGGAGAGCATCACACGCACCCGGCTGAGAATGAGGGGCTTTCACGTCACCTCGCAAGTGCCTGTTGGCTGGCTCGAGCGGATCGATCTCGTCGTCGAGGACCATGTCGCGATTGAAGTCGACGGCGAGGAACATCATCGCGATAGGTTCCACAAGGACAGGCTCAAGGATCTGCAAATCACCATTGAGGGTCGGCACGGCATCCGAATCTCGGTGCCGATGATCCAGAAGGGGTGGGAGGACGTGGTCGCCGCAATCATTTCGGCCCTCGAGGCGAGGAGCGTCCGGCCCCGCCGGAACCTCAGGAATAAGTCCCGTCCGGCTGGCGCTTTGACGCGAACCTCCCAGATTGGCCGTCGTGGGCTCCTTCGCCTGCCTGAGTTTTCGACATTCTCGGGCTTGACCTGGTTTTGA
- the dusB gene encoding tRNA dihydrouridine synthase DusB — MTTLAATAPRLQIGPIKLDVPVVLAPMAGITNTAFRRLCREFGAGLYVSEMITSRALVERTPTSMRLIQHHESETPRSIQLYGVDPKTVSEAVTMLVAEDRADHIDLNFGCPVAKVTRKGGGSALPWKHTLFREIVEGAVKAAGDIPLTVKMRKGIDDDHLTYLEAGRAAEGAGVASIALHARTAADYYSGKADWSAIATLKQAITSTPVLGNGDIWSGADAVRMMDETGCDGVVVGRGCLGRPWLFGDLVNAFAARENGESYDTAQPDVGTVARTLRRHTELLVEFLDSEEWACRDIRKHIAWYFKGYSVGSDIRASLGLVESLQQMDDLLGRLDWDQPYPGEAAEGPRGRAGSPKRVALPDRWLESRELGEAHRAELSQAELSTSGG; from the coding sequence GTGACTACACTCGCCGCGACCGCGCCACGCCTGCAGATCGGGCCCATCAAGCTCGACGTGCCGGTCGTGCTCGCGCCCATGGCCGGCATCACCAACACCGCCTTCCGGCGCCTCTGCCGCGAGTTCGGGGCCGGCCTCTACGTCAGCGAGATGATCACCAGCCGCGCCCTCGTCGAGCGCACCCCGACGAGCATGCGCCTCATCCAGCACCACGAGTCGGAGACGCCCCGTAGCATCCAGCTCTATGGCGTCGACCCGAAGACTGTGTCCGAGGCGGTGACGATGCTCGTTGCCGAGGACCGCGCCGACCACATCGACCTGAACTTCGGATGCCCCGTCGCCAAAGTCACCCGCAAGGGCGGCGGATCGGCGCTGCCGTGGAAGCACACCCTGTTCCGCGAGATCGTCGAGGGCGCGGTGAAGGCCGCCGGCGACATCCCGCTGACCGTCAAGATGCGCAAGGGCATCGACGACGACCACCTCACCTACCTCGAGGCCGGCCGCGCCGCGGAGGGCGCCGGCGTGGCGAGCATCGCCCTGCACGCCCGCACCGCCGCCGACTACTACAGCGGCAAGGCCGACTGGTCGGCCATCGCCACCCTCAAGCAGGCCATCACGAGCACCCCGGTGCTCGGCAACGGCGACATCTGGTCGGGCGCCGACGCCGTGCGGATGATGGACGAAACCGGATGCGACGGCGTCGTCGTCGGCCGCGGCTGCCTCGGCCGCCCGTGGCTGTTCGGCGACCTCGTGAACGCGTTCGCCGCGCGTGAGAACGGCGAGAGCTACGACACGGCCCAACCCGACGTCGGCACCGTCGCCCGAACGCTGCGCCGACACACGGAGCTGCTCGTCGAGTTCCTCGACAGCGAGGAGTGGGCGTGCCGCGACATCCGCAAGCACATCGCCTGGTACTTCAAGGGCTACTCGGTCGGCAGCGACATCCGGGCGAGCCTCGGCCTCGTCGAGTCGCTGCAGCAGATGGACGACCTGCTCGGCCGTCTCGACTGGGACCAGCCCTACCCCGGCGAGGCCGCAGAGGGCCCGCGCGGGCGCGCCGGCTCGCCGAAGCGTGTCGCCCTGCCCGACCGCTGGCTCGAGAGCCGCGAGCTCGGCGAGGCGCACCGTGCCGAACTGAGCCAGGCCGAGCTGTCGACGAGCGGCGGTTGA
- a CDS encoding deoxyguanosinetriphosphate triphosphohydrolase, producing the protein MPEEHSSRRSDFARDRARLLHSSALRRLAAKTQVLSPAAGLDFARNRLTHSLEVAQVGRELATSLGLDPDVVDTACLAHDLGHPPFGHNGERALNDWAADIGGFEGNAQTLRLLTRIEPKVFGPDGRTYGLNLTRASLDASCKYPWPASESIGDPSGRAKFGFYQDDIEAFLWMRGDAPARQRCIEAEVMDLSDDIAYSVHDFEDAIVSGYIDVAALGARVDHDELVDSMFVWIGGEVDHDELIAAFDRLDSLDVWIESWDGSRVDHARLKNLTSTLIGRFAAAATQATLAAADDPGNLIRFAASVVVPREVQAEIAVLKGIVAAFVMSRNTRQPLYVEQREMLVELSDALWASGSDNLDRGFADDFETAGSDADRRRAIVDQVASLTDQSAFTWHTRLVHRRDN; encoded by the coding sequence TTGCCCGAGGAGCACTCGAGCCGCCGCAGCGACTTCGCCCGCGACCGTGCCCGGCTGCTGCACTCGAGCGCGCTGCGGCGGCTCGCCGCGAAGACCCAGGTGCTGAGCCCCGCCGCCGGCCTCGACTTCGCCCGCAACCGCCTCACCCACTCCCTCGAGGTCGCGCAGGTCGGCCGGGAGCTCGCTACGAGCCTTGGCCTCGATCCCGACGTGGTGGACACCGCGTGCCTCGCGCATGACCTCGGGCATCCGCCGTTCGGGCACAACGGGGAACGGGCACTCAACGACTGGGCAGCCGACATCGGCGGCTTCGAGGGCAACGCCCAGACCCTCCGGCTGCTCACCCGCATCGAACCGAAGGTCTTCGGGCCAGACGGGCGCACCTACGGGCTCAACCTCACCCGGGCGAGCCTGGACGCGAGCTGCAAGTACCCGTGGCCGGCGAGCGAATCCATCGGCGACCCGAGCGGCCGGGCGAAGTTCGGCTTCTACCAGGATGACATCGAGGCCTTCCTCTGGATGCGCGGCGACGCGCCCGCCCGCCAGCGCTGCATCGAGGCCGAGGTGATGGACCTGTCCGACGACATCGCCTACTCCGTGCACGACTTCGAAGACGCCATCGTGAGCGGCTACATCGACGTCGCCGCGCTGGGCGCCCGCGTCGACCATGACGAACTCGTCGACTCGATGTTCGTCTGGATCGGAGGCGAGGTCGACCACGACGAACTCATCGCCGCCTTCGACCGGCTCGATTCGCTCGACGTCTGGATCGAATCCTGGGACGGCAGCCGTGTCGACCATGCGCGCCTGAAGAACCTCACCAGCACACTGATCGGGCGGTTCGCGGCGGCCGCGACCCAGGCGACCCTCGCCGCGGCAGACGACCCGGGCAACCTCATCCGCTTCGCCGCGAGCGTCGTCGTCCCGCGCGAGGTGCAGGCCGAGATCGCTGTTCTCAAGGGCATCGTTGCGGCATTCGTCATGTCGCGCAACACCCGCCAGCCGCTCTACGTCGAACAGCGGGAGATGCTCGTGGAGCTCTCCGATGCACTCTGGGCAAGCGGCTCAGACAACCTGGACCGCGGATTCGCCGACGACTTCGAGACCGCGGGATCGGATGCCGACCGGCGGCGCGCCATCGTCGACCAGGTCGCCTCGCTGACCGACCAGTCCGCGTTCACCTGGCACACGCGCCTTGTGCACAGACGCGACAACTGA
- the dnaG gene encoding DNA primase gives MAGLIRRNDIDEVRARVNISEVVGDYVTLKGAGVGSLKGLCPFHDERSPSFHVRPQVGRYHCFGCGEDGDVFSFLQKMDHMTFTEAVERMAARVGIELHYEDGGAANSDHGNRARILAANQAAADYFVAQLGSPEAEPGRAFLGERGFDPAAAHRFGIGFAPKSFNALGNHLKSLGFSELELVTAGLLSQGDRGAYDRFRGRLVWPIRDVTGQTLGFGARRLLDDDKGPKYLNTPETPVYHKSTVLYGLDLAKRDISRGRQVVVVEGYTDVMACHLAGVTTAVATCGTSFGIDHIKVVRRMLGDVENANTRGLGEVVFTFDPDMAGQNAASRAFGEEQRFAAQTFVAVAPDGLDPCDLRLKKGDDAVRRLVDSKKPMFAFMIRRVMDAYNLETAEGRVAALRAAAPIVASIRDQALNIEYVRDLAKRLGMDPTEVGRTVRAVAGRASADASRAPGAGGQGSAGSQGGQPGGQVPERAPSISDLPGDLVTRLERDAIMAILQHPEAVGRQLADRAVQVAYSNASLAVVRDGIAVSMDAFEAANWLDRVIEEVPQPFATLVKELGVAPIPVGDAADLPIYCTGVTSALIDKDLVRRKRELLGQLQRLDGVADPAKSRELQQQLVLVEQERRKLRDD, from the coding sequence ATGGCCGGCCTCATACGACGTAACGACATCGACGAGGTGCGCGCGAGGGTCAACATCTCCGAGGTCGTGGGCGACTACGTCACACTCAAGGGCGCCGGAGTGGGGTCCCTCAAGGGGCTCTGCCCGTTCCACGACGAGCGGAGTCCCAGCTTCCATGTGCGCCCCCAGGTGGGCCGTTACCACTGTTTCGGATGCGGCGAGGACGGCGACGTCTTCAGCTTCCTGCAGAAGATGGACCACATGACCTTCACGGAGGCCGTCGAGCGGATGGCGGCCAGGGTTGGCATCGAGCTGCACTACGAGGACGGGGGAGCGGCGAACTCCGACCACGGCAACCGCGCCCGCATCCTCGCCGCGAACCAGGCCGCCGCCGACTACTTCGTCGCCCAGCTGGGTTCGCCCGAGGCCGAACCGGGCCGCGCGTTCCTCGGCGAACGCGGCTTCGACCCGGCAGCAGCGCACCGATTCGGGATCGGCTTTGCCCCGAAGTCGTTCAACGCCCTCGGCAACCACCTGAAATCGCTCGGGTTTTCCGAACTCGAACTCGTGACCGCCGGCCTGCTCAGCCAGGGCGACCGCGGCGCGTACGACCGTTTCCGCGGCCGGCTGGTCTGGCCCATCCGCGACGTCACCGGGCAGACGCTCGGCTTCGGCGCGCGCAGGCTGCTCGACGACGACAAAGGCCCGAAATACCTGAATACCCCGGAGACGCCGGTTTATCACAAGTCCACGGTGTTGTACGGGCTCGACCTCGCCAAGCGCGACATCTCACGGGGCCGCCAGGTCGTCGTCGTCGAGGGCTACACCGATGTCATGGCCTGCCATCTCGCCGGCGTCACGACCGCCGTGGCGACCTGCGGCACGTCCTTCGGCATCGATCACATCAAGGTCGTGCGGCGCATGCTGGGCGACGTCGAGAATGCCAACACCCGGGGCCTCGGCGAGGTCGTCTTCACCTTCGACCCCGACATGGCCGGACAGAACGCCGCGAGCCGCGCGTTCGGCGAGGAGCAGCGCTTCGCCGCGCAGACCTTCGTCGCTGTCGCCCCCGACGGGCTGGACCCCTGCGACCTGCGCCTCAAGAAGGGCGACGACGCAGTGCGCCGCCTCGTCGACTCGAAGAAGCCGATGTTCGCCTTCATGATCCGGCGGGTGATGGATGCCTACAACCTCGAAACCGCGGAGGGGCGCGTCGCCGCCCTGCGGGCCGCAGCGCCGATCGTCGCGAGCATCCGAGATCAGGCGCTCAACATCGAATACGTGCGGGATTTGGCGAAGCGGCTGGGCATGGACCCGACCGAGGTGGGCCGGACCGTGCGCGCAGTCGCCGGTCGCGCCTCCGCCGACGCCAGCCGCGCGCCCGGCGCCGGCGGTCAGGGCAGCGCCGGAAGCCAGGGCGGTCAGCCCGGCGGGCAGGTGCCCGAGCGTGCCCCGTCGATCTCCGACCTGCCGGGCGACCTCGTGACGAGGCTGGAGCGCGACGCGATCATGGCGATCCTGCAGCATCCGGAGGCGGTCGGCCGGCAGCTCGCCGACCGGGCCGTGCAGGTGGCCTACTCGAACGCCTCCCTCGCGGTGGTTCGCGATGGCATTGCCGTGAGCATGGATGCCTTCGAGGCCGCGAACTGGCTCGACCGGGTGATCGAGGAGGTGCCGCAGCCCTTCGCGACGCTCGTCAAGGAGCTCGGCGTGGCTCCCATCCCGGTGGGAGACGCCGCCGACCTGCCGATCTACTGCACCGGTGTGACCTCTGCGCTCATCGACAAGGACCTTGTGCGTCGCAAGCGCGAGCTACTCGGCCAGCTGCAGCGTCTCGACGGCGTCGCCGACCCGGCGAAGTCCCGGGAACTGCAGCAGCAGCTCGTGCTCGTCGAACAGGAACGCCGCAAGCTGCGCGACGACTGA
- a CDS encoding ABC transporter substrate-binding protein, which produces MKEVTDLTHSSAFRRRSLATFAGAATVVVALAGCAGTSGEDALSLDGIVVGTTDPVTSLDPAGSYDNGSFAVQNQVFPFLFNSPYGSPDVEPDIAVSGEFTTPTEFTVVLKDGLTFANGNDLTASDVKFTFDRVVSLADPNGPSSLLGNLDSVEAVDDTTVVFTLKAANDQTFEQILSSPAGPIVDEEVFLATELTDPADIVEGNAFGGQYTITDYTQNEIIQYEANPNYDGLLGAAKTESVTTQYFADETSLKLAVQEGDVDVAYRSLSPTDVADLREDDGVTVWDGPGGEIRYIVFNFNTQPYGAETAEADPAKALAVRQAIASVIDRAEVSEQVYNGTYVPLYSYVPEGLTGATESLKGLYGDGEGGPDVDAAAALLEEAGVTTPVALNLQYSPDHYGASSDDEYAAYASQLNKSELFDVNLESTLWDVYSAERREDAYPLYQLGWFPDYSDADNYLTPFFSDANFLGNHYQDSAVNTLIQQQLVEGDTEARTQLLEDIQDAVASQLSTLPLLQGAGVAVTGTDISGAEDTLDASFKFRYAALSRN; this is translated from the coding sequence ATGAAAGAGGTAACGGACTTGACCCACTCATCCGCTTTCCGCCGGCGGTCACTCGCCACGTTCGCAGGCGCAGCGACGGTAGTCGTCGCGCTCGCCGGCTGCGCCGGCACCTCCGGCGAAGACGCCCTGTCGCTCGACGGAATCGTCGTTGGCACGACCGACCCCGTCACATCGCTCGACCCCGCGGGCTCCTACGACAACGGCTCATTCGCCGTGCAGAACCAGGTCTTCCCGTTCCTGTTCAACAGCCCGTACGGCAGCCCGGATGTCGAGCCCGACATTGCGGTGTCCGGCGAGTTCACGACGCCGACGGAGTTCACCGTCGTGCTCAAAGACGGACTCACCTTCGCGAACGGCAACGATCTGACCGCCTCCGACGTGAAGTTCACCTTCGACCGCGTGGTGAGCCTCGCCGACCCGAATGGGCCGTCGAGCCTGCTCGGCAACCTCGATTCGGTCGAGGCCGTCGACGACACCACGGTCGTGTTCACCCTGAAGGCCGCGAACGACCAGACGTTCGAGCAGATCCTCTCGAGCCCAGCCGGCCCGATCGTCGACGAGGAGGTGTTCTTGGCTACCGAACTCACCGATCCCGCCGACATCGTCGAGGGCAACGCCTTCGGCGGCCAGTACACGATTACCGACTACACCCAGAACGAGATCATCCAGTACGAGGCGAACCCGAACTACGACGGCCTCCTCGGCGCGGCGAAGACCGAATCGGTCACGACGCAGTATTTCGCCGACGAGACCTCCCTCAAGCTCGCTGTGCAGGAGGGTGACGTCGATGTGGCCTACCGCAGCCTCAGCCCGACCGACGTCGCTGACCTTCGCGAAGACGACGGCGTGACGGTCTGGGACGGCCCCGGTGGAGAAATCCGCTACATCGTCTTCAACTTCAACACACAGCCGTACGGTGCCGAGACCGCAGAGGCCGACCCGGCCAAGGCGCTTGCCGTCCGCCAGGCGATCGCGAGCGTCATCGACCGCGCGGAGGTCTCCGAGCAGGTCTACAACGGCACCTACGTGCCGCTGTACTCCTACGTTCCCGAGGGTCTGACCGGCGCCACCGAATCGCTCAAGGGTCTCTACGGAGACGGCGAGGGCGGACCGGATGTCGACGCGGCGGCCGCACTGCTCGAGGAGGCCGGAGTCACCACCCCGGTCGCCCTGAATCTGCAGTACAGCCCGGACCACTACGGAGCGTCCTCGGACGACGAGTACGCGGCCTATGCGAGCCAGCTCAACAAGAGCGAGCTGTTCGACGTCAACCTGGAGTCGACCCTGTGGGACGTCTACAGCGCCGAGCGTCGCGAAGACGCGTACCCGCTGTACCAGCTCGGCTGGTTCCCGGACTACTCCGACGCCGACAACTACCTCACGCCGTTCTTCAGCGACGCGAACTTCCTCGGCAACCACTACCAGGACTCCGCGGTCAACACCCTCATCCAGCAGCAGCTGGTCGAGGGCGATACCGAGGCCCGCACCCAGCTGCTCGAAGACATCCAGGACGCCGTGGCGTCCCAGCTGTCAACGTTGCCGCTGCTGCAGGGCGCCGGAGTCGCGGTCACGGGAACGGACATCTCGGGCGCGGAAGACACGCTCGACGCGTCGTTCAAATTCCGCTACGCGGCACTCAGCCGTAACTGA
- a CDS encoding ABC transporter permease, protein MTLLQEAEAPIDPPARPPRSRGRKSGGGIGLGRYVLIRAFLIVPTVFILVSLVFFLMRVIGDPISASVGDRLTAAQLAERLAAAGYDRPIIVQYFEYLGQIATGDFGRTLSDNRLISEVLLTYGGATLELVFYALIVAFAIGIPFGMLAAYYKDRAPDAVLRILAILSYATPVFFAGLLLKLTFSVWLGWLPLGGRASTRVQIALGRLDDPTGIYLIDAIRSGNSVIIGDVLLHAIMPALALGLLTAGVFLRLVRTNVIQTLSNDYVDAARSRGVSEFRLVRYHAYKPALIPIVTVIGLQIALLLGGAVLTESTFEWRGLGFQLAQYLGARDFVAVQGIVALLAVIVAVTNFIVDVIAALIDPRVRY, encoded by the coding sequence GTGACACTGCTGCAGGAGGCCGAAGCGCCCATCGATCCGCCCGCCAGGCCACCTCGCTCCCGGGGACGGAAGTCCGGCGGCGGCATCGGACTCGGCCGGTACGTGCTCATCCGCGCGTTCCTGATAGTGCCGACCGTGTTCATCCTCGTTTCGCTCGTCTTCTTCCTGATGCGGGTCATCGGCGACCCGATCTCCGCCTCGGTCGGCGACCGACTCACCGCGGCGCAGCTCGCGGAGCGGCTCGCCGCCGCCGGCTACGACCGTCCGATCATCGTGCAGTACTTCGAATACCTCGGCCAGATCGCCACCGGCGACTTCGGCCGTACCCTCAGCGACAATCGCCTCATCTCCGAAGTGCTCCTCACCTACGGCGGGGCGACTCTCGAGCTCGTCTTCTACGCCCTCATCGTCGCGTTCGCGATCGGCATCCCGTTCGGCATGCTCGCCGCGTACTACAAGGATCGCGCCCCGGATGCCGTGCTCCGCATCCTCGCAATTCTCAGCTACGCGACCCCCGTCTTCTTTGCCGGCCTGCTGCTCAAGCTGACCTTCTCCGTCTGGCTCGGCTGGCTTCCGCTCGGCGGGCGGGCGTCCACGCGGGTGCAGATCGCCCTCGGCAGGCTCGACGACCCCACCGGCATCTACCTCATCGACGCGATCCGATCGGGCAACTCCGTCATCATCGGCGATGTTCTGCTGCACGCGATCATGCCGGCGCTCGCACTCGGGCTGCTCACCGCGGGCGTGTTCCTGCGCCTCGTGCGCACCAACGTCATCCAGACCCTGTCAAACGATTATGTCGATGCCGCACGCTCCCGCGGGGTAAGCGAGTTCCGCCTCGTGCGGTACCACGCCTACAAACCGGCCCTCATCCCGATCGTCACCGTGATTGGGCTGCAGATCGCCCTCCTCCTCGGCGGCGCGGTGCTCACCGAGTCGACCTTCGAGTGGCGCGGCCTCGGCTTCCAGCTCGCCCAGTACCTCGGTGCCCGCGACTTCGTCGCTGTGCAGGGCATCGTGGCGTTGCTCGCCGTGATCGTCGCCGTGACCAACTTCATCGTGGACGTCATCGCCGCGCTGATCGACCCGAGGGTGAGGTACTGA
- a CDS encoding ABC transporter permease yields the protein MTVSVATVRKPSLLWRLPILSHLRQSVGVQRGMLIAGILISGMFIVAAIFAPLIAPYGFAQSRDENGLFGKQLPPSPEHLWGTTVGGFDVLSRVIWGTQTALSVVIVAVVLSIFAGVALGLVSGYLGGWLDRVLVVIADAIYPFPTLLLAIVMSIVISGGRSSLWSGILSAAISITVVFIPQYFRVVRAEAVRLKAEAFVESARVVGSSTGRIMFTHVLRNSTRTLPLILTLNASEAILTLAGLGFLGFGIAPTSAAEWGYDLNRALSDTASGIWWTGVFPGAAIVLLVLGLTLVGESINDISDPKLRTRKPLRKAA from the coding sequence CTGACCGTGAGCGTCGCCACTGTTCGAAAGCCCAGCCTGCTCTGGCGCCTCCCCATTCTGAGTCACCTGCGCCAGAGCGTCGGCGTGCAGCGCGGGATGCTCATCGCCGGCATCCTGATCTCGGGGATGTTCATCGTCGCCGCCATCTTCGCCCCGCTCATCGCCCCGTACGGCTTCGCGCAGAGCCGCGACGAGAACGGCCTCTTCGGAAAACAGCTGCCACCGTCACCCGAGCACCTCTGGGGCACCACCGTCGGCGGATTCGACGTACTCTCGCGGGTGATCTGGGGCACGCAGACGGCGCTCTCGGTCGTGATCGTCGCGGTCGTGCTGTCGATCTTCGCCGGAGTCGCCCTCGGCCTCGTCTCCGGCTACCTGGGCGGCTGGCTCGACCGCGTGCTGGTCGTCATCGCCGACGCGATCTACCCGTTCCCGACCCTGCTCCTCGCCATCGTCATGTCGATCGTCATCAGTGGCGGCCGGTCGAGCCTCTGGAGCGGCATCCTCTCCGCGGCCATCTCGATCACGGTCGTGTTCATCCCGCAGTACTTCCGGGTCGTGCGCGCCGAAGCGGTTCGGCTCAAGGCCGAGGCGTTCGTCGAGTCGGCGCGCGTCGTCGGGTCGAGCACCGGTCGAATCATGTTCACCCACGTGCTGCGCAACTCCACCCGTACGCTGCCGCTGATCCTCACCCTCAACGCCTCAGAGGCGATCCTGACCCTCGCGGGCCTCGGATTCCTCGGCTTCGGCATCGCCCCGACCTCCGCCGCCGAATGGGGCTACGACCTCAACCGGGCCCTCTCCGACACCGCGAGCGGAATCTGGTGGACCGGTGTCTTCCCCGGCGCCGCAATCGTGCTGCTCGTGCTCGGCCTCACCCTCGTGGGCGAGAGTATCAACGACATCTCCGACCCGAAACTCCGAACCCGCAAGCCACTCAGGAAGGCGGCCTGA